The sequence below is a genomic window from Candidatus Polarisedimenticolia bacterium.
CGCGGCGTCCTGCGCTACCTGAACGAGCACGCCCGGTAGGTCCGCCTCACGGACAGCCTAGGTTGTCGGCTCGCGGCGCGCCCGCTGCGCCAGGCGCTCGGGCGGGTAGGCGGCGACGATCTCGGCCACGACCGCATCGGCCGCTTCCGCGGCCGAGCCGGCGCGCTCTTCCGGAGGGCCCCAGCTGAAACCGGCCTGATACGCCTCCTGCGAGGTGTCGCCATCGACCATGGCGGCCGCATCGACCGCC
It includes:
- a CDS encoding virulence factor; this encodes MAQVRIMYWKEIPYGVRASDESGRVSRQLPESFQEAVDAAAMVDGDTSQEAYQAGFSWGPPEERAGSAAEAADAVVAEIVAAYPPERLAQRARREPTT